A portion of the Candidatus Omnitrophota bacterium genome contains these proteins:
- a CDS encoding shikimate kinase, protein MNIALTGMMGSGKTAIGKILAEKLGMRFFDMDTHIEKTAKKKIKDVFADGGEALFRQMERELVKCLSALDGLVISTGGGIVLNGENIKDLRKKGKIVYLKAKPEILFERIKKDKNRPLLNVEDPLAELRRKYEKRKKLYADCDICVDTAGRKEEEICAEIAKKIKAVRHA, encoded by the coding sequence ATGAACATAGCGCTCACGGGAATGATGGGTTCGGGAAAAACCGCGATCGGAAAAATCCTAGCCGAAAAACTCGGGATGAGATTTTTTGACATGGATACTCATATAGAAAAGACCGCCAAAAAAAAGATAAAAGACGTATTCGCCGACGGAGGTGAAGCGCTCTTCCGCCAAATGGAGAGGGAGCTCGTAAAATGCCTCTCTGCTCTGGACGGCCTTGTGATCTCAACCGGCGGAGGAATAGTGCTGAATGGTGAGAACATCAAGGACCTGAGAAAAAAGGGAAAAATAGTTTATCTGAAAGCGAAGCCGGAAATCCTTTTTGAACGGATCAAAAAAGATAAGAACAGGCCTCTTCTCAATGTGGAAGATCCCCTCGCGGAACTGAGAAGGAAATACGAAAAGAGAAAAAAACTTTATGCCGACTGCGATATCTGTGTGGACACGGCCGGCAGGAAAGAGGAAGAAATATGCGCGGAAATAGCGAAAAAAATAAAGGCGGTGCGACATGCATAA